AGGACGGTTGCCAGAGCGGCCCCGAGCACCGTGGACCAGGCGGCCTGCCGTCCGCCCCAGGCGTCGACCGCCAGGGCGCTGAAAGGGAGCGTCGCCCCCGCCACAGAGGCGAGAACCGCGCCGGCACGCAACGCCGGCCCGACGATCACGACTTGCCGTCCTTTGAGGGCATCACGACCTTGAAAAAGCCGACGAACGCCGCCACCAATCCCAGCGCCATCCCCCCGAGCAGGAGCCAGGGACTGGT
The window above is part of the Candidatus Polarisedimenticolia bacterium genome. Proteins encoded here:
- a CDS encoding AtpZ/AtpI family protein — translated: MRKVGPLLSLGLNFAVTVGIGTAAGYWLDRRFKTSPWLLLGGMALGLVAAFVGFFKVVMPSKDGKS